The following are from one region of the Hydrogenimonas sp. SS33 genome:
- the waaA gene encoding lipid IV(A) 3-deoxy-D-manno-octulosonic acid transferase, which yields MILFSLKSKYRQAIPARFFLWHNPPLPPKQIWFHACSFGETRALKPLVEAVGRENTSVTTTTQTGFSEAASLVKQRRYLPFEPLLWLWVRPQRALVVMEAELWYLLFLVAKRRGAKTLLVNARISDRSYPAYRRFAWFYRRIFAQVDAVFAQSETDRKRLEELGARHVKVCGNIKLAYLPKATRKIAKPEGIVVTAASTHEGEEEGIVEAFLRWRRNHPDARLVVVPRHPERFGKVAAFLERVAKKEGLSYGRWSEEESLNRDITLIDAMGELVNLYAVTDIVVLGGAFVPVGGHNPAEAVPFGCRLVTGPHIFNQKAMFEAVEGAHFCEAGRLQEGLEEAWRGGPLRLRTPVSLEPIVKELRDVV from the coding sequence TTGATTCTTTTCTCACTCAAATCCAAATATCGCCAGGCGATTCCCGCGCGCTTTTTTCTTTGGCACAACCCGCCCCTGCCGCCAAAACAGATCTGGTTCCATGCCTGCAGCTTTGGGGAGACCCGGGCGCTGAAACCCCTGGTTGAAGCGGTGGGGCGGGAAAACACCTCCGTGACTACGACGACCCAGACCGGTTTCAGTGAGGCGGCTTCTCTGGTAAAGCAGCGGCGCTACCTCCCTTTTGAGCCGCTGCTGTGGCTCTGGGTGCGGCCCCAGAGAGCCCTGGTGGTAATGGAAGCGGAACTCTGGTACCTCCTTTTTCTCGTGGCGAAACGCAGGGGCGCGAAGACACTGCTGGTCAATGCCCGCATCTCCGACCGCTCCTACCCCGCCTACCGCCGGTTCGCCTGGTTCTACCGCCGTATCTTCGCCCAGGTCGATGCGGTATTCGCCCAGAGCGAAACCGACAGGAAGCGGCTGGAAGAGTTGGGCGCCCGGCATGTGAAAGTGTGCGGAAACATCAAGCTGGCCTATCTGCCCAAAGCCACCAGAAAGATCGCCAAACCCGAAGGGATCGTCGTCACCGCCGCCAGCACCCACGAGGGGGAGGAGGAGGGAATCGTCGAAGCCTTTCTGCGGTGGCGGCGGAACCATCCGGATGCCCGCCTGGTCGTCGTCCCCCGCCATCCGGAGCGTTTCGGGAAGGTTGCGGCGTTTCTGGAAAGAGTCGCCAAAAAAGAGGGGCTGAGCTACGGCCGCTGGAGCGAGGAGGAGAGCCTGAACCGTGACATCACCCTTATCGACGCCATGGGGGAACTGGTCAACCTCTACGCCGTCACCGACATCGTGGTGCTGGGCGGGGCTTTCGTGCCCGTCGGGGGGCACAACCCGGCCGAAGCGGTCCCTTTCGGCTGCCGGCTGGTGACGGGCCCCCACATCTTCAACCAGAAAGCGATGTTCGAAGCGGTGGAGGGGGCGCACTTTTGCGAAGCCGGCCGGTTGCAGGAGGGACTGGAGGAGGCGTGGCGTGGCGGGCCCCTGCGACTACGTACCCCGGTGTCGCTGGAACCGATAGTGAAGGAGTTGCGAGATGTGGTATGA
- a CDS encoding KH domain-containing protein, producing MVEDFVREFAKLIVSHPESIVVERNRLGENFDEIVIIAHKEDAGKLIGREGRTINALKTLIGGCKAKDGISYRVNVRTVDEAS from the coding sequence ATGGTCGAAGACTTTGTGCGCGAATTCGCGAAGCTGATCGTCTCCCACCCCGAGTCGATCGTGGTGGAACGAAACCGCCTCGGCGAGAATTTCGACGAAATCGTCATCATCGCGCACAAAGAGGATGCCGGCAAGCTGATCGGCCGCGAAGGGCGCACGATCAATGCCCTCAAAACTCTGATCGGCGGCTGCAAGGCCAAAGACGGCATCAGCTACCGGGTCAACGTCCGCACCGTGGACGAGGCGTCGTAA
- the rimM gene encoding ribosome maturation factor RimM (Essential for efficient processing of 16S rRNA): MREEKAEREGQKIPVARIGKSVGLRGDLRLNLLSDFPEQFRKGARFSSDRGDLTVASYNPERGTIRFEGVDNVDDAKRLTNAYLYTTKEAGEAACRLKEGEYFWYQIIGMDVVDAPDTRLGSVRDIERLAGTDYLVVDTDEALVREGAPASFLVPYIDRYVDRVDLEEGRVITRHARDILDAS; encoded by the coding sequence ATGAGAGAGGAAAAAGCGGAGAGAGAGGGTCAGAAGATCCCGGTGGCCCGCATCGGCAAGAGTGTCGGGCTGCGGGGGGACCTTCGCCTCAATCTCCTGAGCGATTTTCCCGAACAGTTTCGCAAGGGGGCCCGCTTTTCGAGCGATCGGGGCGACCTGACCGTCGCCTCCTACAATCCCGAACGGGGGACGATCCGCTTCGAAGGGGTCGACAATGTCGACGACGCCAAACGGCTCACCAACGCCTACCTCTATACGACAAAGGAGGCGGGCGAAGCGGCCTGCCGCCTGAAAGAGGGGGAGTATTTCTGGTACCAGATCATCGGCATGGATGTGGTGGACGCGCCCGACACAAGGCTGGGAAGCGTCCGTGACATCGAACGCCTCGCGGGAACCGACTACCTGGTAGTCGACACCGACGAGGCGCTGGTGCGGGAGGGTGCGCCGGCGAGTTTCCTGGTCCCCTACATCGACCGGTACGTCGACAGGGTGGATCTGGAAGAAGGGCGGGTCATCACCCGTCACGCCCGGGACATTCTGGACGCCAGCTGA
- the rplS gene encoding 50S ribosomal protein L19: MKNRYIEAFEQAQVAEKKIPEFRAGDTVRVAVNIKEGDKTRIQNFEGVCISIRGEGTGKTFIVRKIGANNVGVERIFPLYSDSIDSIEVVRRGRVRRAKLYYLRNLRGKAARIKELRRK; the protein is encoded by the coding sequence ATGAAAAATCGATATATTGAAGCATTCGAGCAGGCTCAGGTAGCCGAAAAGAAGATCCCCGAGTTCCGCGCAGGCGACACCGTCCGCGTCGCGGTCAACATCAAAGAGGGTGACAAGACCCGTATCCAGAACTTCGAAGGGGTCTGCATTTCCATTCGCGGCGAAGGGACCGGCAAAACCTTCATCGTCCGCAAGATCGGTGCCAACAACGTCGGTGTCGAGCGTATCTTCCCGCTCTACAGCGACAGCATTGACAGCATCGAAGTGGTCCGCCGCGGCCGCGTCCGCCGTGCGAAACTCTACTATTTGCGCAACCTCCGCGGTAAAGCGGCGCGTATCAAAGAGCTTCGCCGCAAGTAA
- the ffh gene encoding signal recognition particle protein yields the protein MFESLSNSFQNAINKIRFRDDEKALKRALDELKKSLLKADVHHKVVKELVSVVERETKRKGIGKQNFLDALKTELTAILTAPGNQGFVYSPTPPTVVMMAGLQGSGKTTTAGKLAYYLKLRKKKVLLAAADLQRLAAVEQLRQIANQIEVDVFADESIKDPVEVAKRALEKAKEGNYDVLIVDTAGRLAIDQELMEEIKRVKEVLHPDEIFYVADSLTGQDAVRSAATFNKELGLTGVILSKYDGDSKGGVALGIAKQVGVPLRFIGSGEKMPDLEVFIPDRIVGRLMGAGDIESLAEKATAVIDEKEAKKVARKIKKGQFNFNDFLEQLEQMKKLGSLKSLVGMIPGMGKMAGALKDMDLENSGEIRKIKALISSMTPKERENPDLLNNSRKRRLAKGAGLSQMEVNKVLKQFKNAAKMAKKFSGKKGMQDLQNMMNQMQGPGFPR from the coding sequence GTGTTCGAATCGTTAAGCAACAGTTTTCAGAACGCCATCAACAAAATCCGCTTCAGGGATGACGAAAAGGCGCTCAAGCGCGCCCTGGACGAACTGAAAAAGTCGTTGCTCAAAGCCGACGTCCACCATAAGGTGGTCAAGGAGCTCGTCAGTGTCGTGGAGCGGGAGACGAAACGCAAAGGCATCGGTAAACAGAATTTTCTCGATGCCCTGAAAACGGAGCTGACGGCGATTTTGACGGCGCCGGGAAACCAGGGGTTCGTCTACAGCCCCACGCCGCCGACGGTGGTGATGATGGCGGGCCTCCAGGGATCCGGTAAAACGACGACGGCGGGCAAGCTCGCCTACTACCTGAAGCTTCGCAAGAAGAAGGTGCTGCTGGCGGCTGCCGACCTTCAGCGCCTGGCGGCAGTGGAGCAGCTGCGCCAGATCGCCAACCAGATCGAAGTGGATGTCTTCGCCGACGAGTCGATCAAAGATCCGGTGGAAGTGGCCAAACGGGCGCTTGAGAAGGCGAAAGAGGGCAATTACGACGTCCTCATCGTCGACACCGCCGGCCGCCTCGCCATCGACCAGGAGCTGATGGAGGAGATCAAGCGGGTGAAAGAGGTACTCCACCCCGACGAGATCTTCTACGTCGCCGACTCCCTCACCGGACAGGACGCGGTACGCAGCGCTGCCACCTTCAACAAGGAGCTGGGGCTCACCGGCGTCATTCTCAGCAAGTACGACGGCGACAGCAAAGGGGGCGTGGCGCTGGGTATCGCCAAACAGGTGGGCGTGCCGCTGCGCTTCATCGGTTCGGGAGAGAAGATGCCCGATCTGGAGGTCTTCATACCCGACCGGATCGTCGGACGCCTCATGGGGGCCGGCGACATCGAATCCCTGGCGGAGAAGGCGACCGCCGTCATCGACGAAAAAGAGGCGAAGAAGGTTGCCCGCAAGATCAAGAAAGGGCAGTTCAACTTCAACGACTTCCTGGAGCAGCTGGAGCAGATGAAGAAGCTGGGGTCGCTCAAGTCGCTGGTCGGCATGATCCCCGGCATGGGCAAGATGGCCGGGGCGCTCAAGGATATGGACCTGGAGAATTCCGGGGAGATCAGGAAGATCAAGGCCCTCATCTCCTCCATGACGCCCAAGGAGCGGGAGAACCCCGACCTGCTCAACAACAGCCGCAAGCGCCGTCTCGCCAAGGGGGCGGGGCTGAGCCAGATGGAAGTGAACAAAGTTCTCAAGCAGTTCAAGAACGCCGCCAAGATGGCGAAAAAGTTTTCTGGCAAGAAGGGGATGCAGGACCTGCAGAACATGATGAACCAGATGCAGGGACCCGGCTTCCCCCGGTAA
- a CDS encoding peptidylprolyl isomerase: MRLLISLLTLVFFLSPLSADKAVRKHPLVRFQTTMGDIVLEVRPDWAPMAAENFLQHVKEGYYDGVMFHRVIRGFMIQSGDPTGTGRGGDSIWHKPFKNEYAPNVVFDRPGVLAMANAGPDTNRSQFFITVAPAPWLNGGYTIFGTVKKGMQTVYNISKVPTDRRNRPLRPVHIVKATVMGAE, translated from the coding sequence ATGCGACTTCTGATTTCTCTTCTGACACTCGTTTTCTTTCTCTCTCCGCTATCCGCCGACAAAGCGGTCAGAAAACATCCTCTGGTAAGGTTCCAGACGACGATGGGCGACATCGTCCTCGAAGTCCGGCCCGACTGGGCGCCGATGGCCGCAGAAAATTTCCTGCAGCATGTGAAGGAGGGGTACTACGACGGTGTTATGTTTCACCGGGTCATCCGGGGCTTCATGATACAAAGCGGCGACCCGACGGGTACGGGACGGGGAGGCGACTCCATCTGGCACAAACCCTTCAAGAACGAATACGCCCCCAACGTGGTCTTCGACCGGCCCGGGGTCCTCGCCATGGCCAACGCGGGGCCCGACACCAACCGAAGCCAGTTCTTCATCACCGTCGCGCCCGCCCCCTGGCTCAACGGCGGCTATACGATCTTCGGCACCGTCAAAAAGGGGATGCAGACGGTCTACAATATCTCCAAGGTCCCGACCGACCGCCGGAACAGGCCGCTCAGGCCGGTGCATATCGTCAAGGCGACGGTCATGGGTGCAGAATGA
- a CDS encoding C4-type zinc ribbon domain-containing protein, protein MNKHLEELIELSQIDRAIDAFEPRIAEAKAKLAEVEAQERAVEKEIEALEDDIRDAELKKAKNDLHIQELTEKLEANKKKTAEAKTEKEIKALQLEEEIAREQLDFANEEIGRLENLIETRKAEIEAKKGELEALQAKSAELKNEVEAELAEIEKQKQELFEKKQALVSKMSQKILAFYDKIRRWAKNTAVVPVRKQACMGCFMKINDKTYAEVIKGEEIVTCPHCGRILYLEKQEEE, encoded by the coding sequence ATGAACAAACATCTCGAAGAGCTCATTGAACTCTCCCAAATCGATCGGGCCATCGACGCGTTCGAGCCCCGTATCGCCGAAGCGAAGGCGAAACTGGCGGAAGTCGAAGCGCAGGAGCGTGCCGTCGAAAAAGAGATCGAAGCGCTGGAAGACGACATTCGCGACGCCGAGCTCAAGAAGGCGAAGAACGACCTTCATATCCAGGAGCTGACGGAGAAGCTGGAGGCCAACAAGAAGAAGACGGCCGAAGCGAAGACCGAAAAGGAGATCAAGGCGCTGCAGCTGGAGGAGGAGATCGCCAGGGAGCAGCTCGACTTCGCCAACGAGGAGATCGGACGCCTGGAGAATCTCATCGAAACCCGCAAGGCGGAGATCGAAGCCAAAAAGGGTGAACTCGAAGCGCTTCAAGCCAAAAGCGCCGAACTCAAAAATGAGGTCGAGGCGGAGCTGGCGGAGATCGAAAAGCAGAAGCAGGAGCTGTTCGAGAAGAAGCAGGCACTGGTTTCGAAAATGAGCCAGAAGATCCTTGCCTTCTACGACAAGATCCGCCGCTGGGCGAAAAACACGGCGGTTGTCCCGGTGCGCAAACAGGCCTGCATGGGCTGCTTCATGAAGATCAACGACAAAACCTACGCCGAAGTGATCAAAGGGGAAGAGATCGTTACCTGCCCCCACTGCGGCCGGATTCTCTACCTCGAGAAGCAGGAAGAAGAGTAG
- a CDS encoding DUF167 family protein — protein MWYDVQNDHVDLFINARPASSRNEIAGIYDDTLKVKVKAPAVEGAANKELVKFLAKLFKVPKSEVVFVSGETSKRKRIRFPRSEKLMAFIEEQNS, from the coding sequence ATGTGGTATGATGTCCAAAACGATCATGTCGACCTTTTCATCAATGCGCGGCCGGCCAGCAGCCGCAACGAAATCGCCGGCATCTACGACGACACGTTGAAGGTGAAGGTCAAAGCGCCGGCGGTGGAAGGCGCGGCCAACAAGGAGTTGGTGAAGTTCCTCGCGAAACTCTTCAAGGTGCCCAAAAGCGAGGTGGTCTTCGTGTCGGGAGAGACATCCAAACGCAAACGGATCCGCTTCCCCCGGAGTGAAAAACTGATGGCATTCATCGAGGAACAGAATAGTTGA
- a CDS encoding FIST N-terminal domain-containing protein, whose amino-acid sequence MKVALYRFDSTRWESGFDTTLDSESTLLLMFGAMGREKRIDEAMDEICRAYPHAVHAGCSDAGGIYNDELSEDGLVAAVVRFEKSRLKKVVEPIHHADDSYAIGKRLAESLSEPDLKAVLVLSEGLTINGTELTRGINEILPESVVVTGGLAGDDDRFERTYVVNDACQPRSGMVSMIGFYGSAFHVASAFRGGWDRFGVEREITSSKQNVLYTLNDEPALEVYKRYLGKYAEELPASALLFPLAIRESKEDSELKVRTVLAVDEKEQSITFAGDMPQGGYATFMKANFDRLIDGACEAAESVAEGAEVDGDALSIAISCVGRKLLLKQRTEEELEATLDILPKGTRQIGFYSYGEISPMHSGRCDLHNQTMTLTLYWEA is encoded by the coding sequence ATGAAAGTGGCACTTTACCGCTTCGATTCGACCCGTTGGGAGAGTGGGTTCGATACAACTCTCGATTCGGAAAGTACACTGTTGCTTATGTTCGGGGCGATGGGCAGGGAAAAACGTATCGACGAAGCGATGGATGAGATATGCCGCGCCTATCCCCATGCCGTGCATGCCGGATGTTCGGATGCCGGCGGGATTTACAACGACGAGTTATCGGAAGACGGGCTTGTCGCGGCAGTAGTCCGTTTCGAGAAGAGCCGTCTGAAAAAGGTCGTCGAGCCGATCCATCATGCAGACGACTCCTATGCCATAGGGAAACGTCTGGCGGAATCGCTTTCGGAACCCGATTTGAAAGCGGTGCTGGTTCTCAGCGAAGGATTGACGATCAACGGAACCGAACTGACCCGCGGCATCAATGAGATTCTTCCCGAATCGGTCGTCGTGACCGGAGGGTTGGCTGGGGATGATGACCGATTCGAACGTACCTATGTCGTCAATGACGCGTGTCAGCCCCGGTCGGGGATGGTGAGTATGATCGGTTTTTATGGGAGCGCATTTCATGTTGCCTCGGCATTTCGGGGAGGATGGGACCGTTTCGGTGTGGAACGGGAGATCACCTCTTCGAAACAGAATGTCCTCTATACCCTCAACGACGAACCGGCCCTGGAGGTTTACAAGCGATACCTGGGAAAATATGCGGAGGAACTTCCCGCCAGTGCCCTCCTCTTTCCCCTGGCGATACGGGAGTCGAAAGAGGATTCGGAGCTCAAGGTCCGTACCGTCCTCGCCGTGGACGAGAAAGAGCAGTCTATCACCTTCGCCGGGGATATGCCCCAGGGTGGATACGCCACCTTCATGAAAGCCAACTTCGACCGTCTCATCGACGGTGCCTGCGAAGCGGCGGAGAGTGTGGCCGAGGGGGCCGAAGTCGATGGGGATGCCCTGAGCATCGCCATCAGTTGCGTGGGACGGAAACTTCTTCTGAAGCAACGGACCGAAGAGGAGTTGGAGGCGACGCTGGATATCCTGCCCAAAGGGACGCGGCAGATCGGTTTCTACTCCTACGGCGAAATCTCCCCGATGCACTCGGGCCGGTGCGACCTGCACAACCAGACCATGACCCTGACGCTGTATTGGGAGGCATAG
- the rpsP gene encoding 30S ribosomal protein S16, translating into MTVIRLTRMGRKKRPFYRIVVTDSRKRRDSGWIESIGYYDPMTEPATVKLDEERYNYWLSVGAQPSERVKKLASE; encoded by the coding sequence ATGACCGTAATCCGACTGACCCGCATGGGACGCAAAAAGAGACCTTTCTACCGCATTGTCGTCACAGACAGCCGCAAACGCCGCGACAGCGGCTGGATCGAGAGCATCGGTTACTATGACCCGATGACCGAACCCGCTACCGTCAAACTGGACGAAGAGCGCTACAACTACTGGCTGAGCGTCGGCGCCCAGCCCAGCGAGCGCGTCAAGAAACTGGCGAGCGAGTAA
- the trmD gene encoding tRNA (guanosine(37)-N1)-methyltransferase TrmD, which produces MRFTFVTLFRSLMEGYFEDSILKRAIGRGELAVEWLNPRDFTKDRHRKVDDTVAGGGAGMVMMPQPLHDALAALKSRSPEVHIVFTTPVGKPFRQSDAKRLASQRRHIAFVSGRYEGIDERIVELWADEVFSIGDYILTGGELPSLVMADAISRLVPGVLGNAESLEAESYETALLEAPSFTRPKSFHNLSIPSELLKGNHSKINALKKRLAIAKTKYFRPERYLKFTQRDSDEKSIY; this is translated from the coding sequence ATGCGCTTTACCTTCGTGACCCTTTTCCGCTCCCTGATGGAGGGGTATTTCGAAGACTCCATCCTGAAGAGGGCGATCGGGCGGGGGGAGCTGGCGGTGGAGTGGCTCAATCCCCGGGATTTCACCAAGGACAGGCACCGGAAAGTGGACGACACGGTTGCCGGCGGCGGGGCCGGCATGGTGATGATGCCCCAGCCGCTGCACGATGCGCTGGCGGCGCTCAAGTCGCGCTCGCCCGAAGTGCACATCGTCTTCACGACGCCGGTGGGCAAACCCTTCCGCCAAAGCGACGCCAAACGGCTCGCGTCGCAGCGGCGGCACATCGCCTTCGTCAGCGGCCGCTACGAAGGAATCGACGAACGTATCGTCGAACTCTGGGCCGACGAGGTTTTCAGCATCGGCGACTACATCCTCACGGGCGGGGAGCTTCCCTCCCTGGTGATGGCCGACGCCATCAGCCGGCTGGTGCCGGGGGTTCTCGGAAATGCCGAATCTCTGGAGGCGGAGAGTTACGAAACGGCCCTTCTGGAGGCACCGTCGTTCACCAGACCTAAAAGTTTCCATAATTTAAGCATCCCTTCAGAATTATTAAAGGGAAACCATAGTAAAATTAACGCCCTTAAAAAAAGGCTGGCAATCGCCAAAACGAAATATTTTCGCCCCGAACGATATTTGAAATTTACCCAAAGGGACAGTGATGAAAAATCGATATATTGA
- a CDS encoding RNA pseudouridine synthase: protein MEKEKAYKLLAVQMGLSNSKAKELIDRGVVYVGNKKVAIARGELPVDTKFRVLKLHRVETIFENDEVAALNKPAFLTSDEAAREIPGGRLLHRLDRETSGVLLVAKNKAFEKKALEAFKARAVYKVYTCWVDGIISEPMTIEKPIKTIKQNGHAYSKIDRRGKEAVTHIEPIMISGHKTKLRVIIETGRTHQIRVHLKSIGHPIIGDRQYGVTSAQTNRMLLHALEVKLLGYDFKAPEPKGFDVFVSG from the coding sequence ATGGAGAAAGAGAAAGCCTACAAACTCCTGGCGGTCCAGATGGGGCTCTCCAATTCCAAGGCGAAAGAGCTGATCGACCGGGGGGTGGTCTATGTGGGCAACAAGAAGGTGGCCATCGCCCGGGGAGAGCTGCCGGTCGATACGAAGTTTCGGGTCCTGAAGCTCCACCGTGTCGAGACGATCTTCGAAAACGACGAAGTGGCGGCGCTCAACAAGCCGGCGTTTCTGACCAGCGACGAGGCGGCGCGGGAGATTCCGGGCGGCCGGCTGCTGCACCGGCTCGACCGGGAGACCAGCGGCGTGCTGCTGGTGGCCAAGAACAAAGCCTTCGAAAAAAAGGCGCTGGAAGCCTTCAAGGCCCGCGCCGTCTACAAGGTCTACACCTGCTGGGTCGACGGCATCATCAGCGAGCCGATGACGATCGAAAAGCCGATCAAGACCATCAAACAAAACGGCCACGCCTACAGCAAAATCGACCGCAGGGGCAAAGAGGCGGTGACCCATATCGAACCCATCATGATCTCCGGCCACAAGACCAAGCTGCGGGTCATCATCGAGACGGGGCGCACCCACCAGATCCGTGTCCACCTCAAGAGCATCGGCCACCCCATCATCGGGGACCGGCAGTACGGCGTCACCTCGGCCCAGACCAACCGGATGCTGCTGCACGCGTTGGAGGTGAAGTTGCTGGGGTACGACTTCAAGGCGCCCGAACCCAAAGGGTTCGATGTGTTTGTGAGTGGATAG
- a CDS encoding EAL domain-containing protein gives MHRLLRRLLKKSGLDTVTAPPKEKWLAFLERVDETFASNDEDRYLLERSLEISSREMEDLLDKSRESYRRRLSALIEAIPDLIFYVDEEGRYLDVLSQGHEDALYLPRERIVGRTIEEVFPKKYADLFFEATRKAIETHKTEIIEYTMKIGGEPHIFEARIAPTFMMENGKRTSMAIVRDITAQKRSMDYLGVIRKIFEDATEGILIISKDGTYVEANDAFCRMIGEDRHCRPGPRVEDFRNYFDEATLKEIRKNLDENDYFRGEVTIHRRGMPDLLAWITIDTVFDEKEEAAYRVAMLTDISELQKSREKLRYTATHDALTGLPNRALLFEHLQEVLARTKRSENSGALLFIDLDNFKEVNDTSGHKAGDLVLEECARRIRSVVRESDILGRLGGDEFLLILENIENSDVPMHVAKKIIDEINRPYSVEGNVYELGASIGIALFPADSREQEELVQFADMAMYRAKEEGKNRFEYYSRNLDSHVKRHYMIESALKKALSRESFYLLFQPQQELETGRITGVEALLRVDEAVMGLLSPAEFIPVAEESDLILKIGRWVFDACCRQIAEWGSGGTRDLTVAINLSRRQLMDDTWCDFVKERVRAYDIPPERIEMEITETTFMHSREIGLRTIKRLQSMGFRFSIDDFGTGYSSLANLKHFMVDKLKIDKSFITDFLTNKSDRAIVNASIALAHAIGLRVIAEGVESEEQKALLRSMGCDEIQGYLFSRPLPPEEIPSLVLL, from the coding sequence ATGCACAGGCTTCTTCGTCGTCTGCTGAAAAAAAGCGGGCTCGATACAGTCACGGCTCCCCCGAAAGAGAAATGGCTCGCTTTTCTTGAGAGGGTGGACGAAACATTTGCCAGCAACGATGAAGACCGCTATCTTCTTGAGCGTTCTCTGGAGATCTCTTCCCGGGAGATGGAAGATCTGCTTGACAAGAGCAGAGAGAGTTATCGACGGCGGTTGTCTGCACTGATCGAAGCCATTCCCGATCTTATTTTCTATGTAGACGAAGAGGGGCGCTATCTCGATGTTCTTTCCCAGGGGCATGAGGATGCCCTCTATCTTCCCAGGGAACGGATTGTCGGACGGACGATCGAGGAGGTTTTCCCGAAAAAATATGCCGACCTGTTTTTCGAAGCTACCAGGAAAGCCATAGAAACCCATAAAACCGAAATCATTGAATATACGATGAAAATCGGCGGGGAACCGCATATTTTCGAAGCGAGGATCGCTCCGACTTTCATGATGGAGAACGGAAAACGGACATCCATGGCCATTGTCCGTGACATCACGGCACAAAAGCGGTCGATGGACTATCTCGGGGTGATCAGGAAAATCTTCGAAGATGCCACGGAAGGGATTCTGATTATTTCCAAAGACGGGACCTATGTGGAGGCCAATGATGCTTTCTGCCGGATGATCGGAGAAGACCGACATTGCAGGCCGGGCCCCCGTGTAGAGGATTTTCGAAACTACTTCGATGAAGCGACTCTGAAAGAGATACGCAAAAACCTCGATGAGAATGACTATTTTCGCGGCGAAGTGACGATTCATCGTCGGGGTATGCCCGATCTTTTGGCATGGATAACGATAGATACGGTTTTTGATGAAAAAGAGGAGGCCGCCTATCGGGTCGCCATGCTGACAGATATCTCCGAACTGCAGAAATCGAGGGAAAAGCTCCGATACACCGCTACCCATGACGCACTGACGGGACTTCCGAACCGTGCACTTCTCTTTGAACATCTGCAGGAAGTGCTGGCAAGGACGAAACGGAGCGAAAACAGCGGTGCGCTGCTCTTTATCGACCTGGACAATTTCAAGGAAGTCAACGATACATCAGGACATAAGGCCGGCGATTTGGTTTTGGAGGAGTGTGCCAGGCGCATACGGTCCGTAGTGCGGGAGAGTGACATTCTCGGACGCCTGGGAGGCGACGAGTTTCTGCTGATTCTTGAAAATATCGAAAACAGTGACGTGCCGATGCATGTGGCGAAGAAGATTATCGACGAGATCAACCGCCCATACAGTGTGGAGGGCAACGTTTACGAATTGGGGGCGAGTATCGGCATCGCCCTCTTTCCTGCAGACAGCCGGGAGCAGGAAGAGTTGGTCCAGTTTGCGGATATGGCGATGTACCGGGCGAAAGAGGAGGGGAAAAACCGTTTCGAGTATTATTCCCGCAATCTCGACAGCCATGTGAAACGCCACTATATGATTGAAAGTGCGCTGAAAAAGGCTCTCTCCCGTGAAAGTTTCTATCTTCTCTTTCAGCCCCAACAGGAACTTGAAACCGGTCGCATAACGGGAGTGGAAGCACTTTTGCGGGTGGATGAAGCGGTTATGGGGCTTCTGTCGCCTGCCGAATTCATCCCTGTCGCGGAAGAGAGCGACCTGATCCTCAAAATCGGACGGTGGGTCTTTGACGCGTGTTGCCGCCAGATTGCCGAGTGGGGGAGTGGGGGCACTAGGGATCTGACGGTGGCCATCAACCTCTCCCGCCGGCAACTTATGGACGATACCTGGTGCGATTTCGTGAAGGAGCGGGTCCGGGCATACGACATACCACCCGAACGAATCGAGATGGAGATAACGGAAACCACTTTCATGCACTCCCGGGAAATCGGTTTGCGTACGATTAAAAGGCTTCAATCGATGGGCTTCAGATTTTCGATAGACGATTTCGGCACCGGGTACTCCTCTCTGGCCAACCTCAAACACTTCATGGTCGACAAACTCAAGATCGACAAATCTTTCATTACCGATTTCCTCACCAACAAATCGGACCGCGCCATCGTCAACGCCTCCATCGCACTGGCCCACGCCATCGGATTGCGGGTCATCGCCGAAGGGGTGGAGAGCGAAGAGCAGAAAGCGCTGCTTCGCTCCATGGGATGCGACGAAATCCAGGGCTACCTCTTCAGCCGCCCCCTTCCTCCGGAAGAGATTCCTTCACTTGTACTTTTATAG